A single genomic interval of Trinickia acidisoli harbors:
- a CDS encoding isovaleryl-CoA dehydrogenase, with product MSNVPGLQFALGEDIDMLRDTIANFSAKEIAPRAAEIDRTDQFPMDLWRKFGDLGVLGMTVSEEYGGANMGYTAHMIAMEEISRASASVGLSYGAHSNLCINQIHRNGTPAQKSRYLPKLVSGEHVGALAMSEPNAGSDVVSMKLRADKRGDRYVLNGTKMWITNGPDCDTLVVYAKTDVEAGARGITAFIVEKGMKGFSVAQKLDKLGMRGSHTGELVFQDVEVPEENILGQLGGGVKVLMSGLDYERAVLAGGPTGIMLACMDAVVPYIHDRKQFGQPIGEFQLIQGKVADMYTTLQACRAYLYAVGRQLDTLGKEHVRQVRKDCAGVILYTAEKATWMAGEAIQILGGNGYINEYPVGRLWRDAKLYEIGAGTSEVRRMLIGRELFAETL from the coding sequence ATGAGCAATGTGCCTGGTTTGCAATTCGCGCTCGGCGAAGACATCGACATGCTGCGCGACACGATCGCCAACTTCTCGGCGAAGGAAATCGCCCCGCGGGCGGCCGAGATCGATCGCACCGATCAGTTTCCGATGGACCTCTGGCGCAAGTTCGGCGATCTCGGCGTGCTGGGTATGACCGTGTCCGAGGAATACGGTGGCGCGAACATGGGCTATACGGCACACATGATCGCGATGGAAGAGATCTCGCGCGCCTCGGCCTCGGTGGGCTTGTCCTACGGCGCGCACTCGAACCTGTGCATCAACCAGATCCACCGTAACGGCACGCCGGCGCAAAAGAGCCGATACCTGCCGAAGCTCGTGTCGGGCGAGCACGTCGGCGCATTGGCGATGAGCGAACCGAATGCGGGCTCGGACGTCGTCAGCATGAAGCTGCGTGCCGACAAGCGCGGCGATCGCTACGTGCTGAACGGCACGAAGATGTGGATTACGAACGGCCCGGACTGCGACACGCTCGTCGTCTACGCGAAGACGGACGTCGAAGCGGGCGCGCGCGGCATCACGGCCTTCATCGTCGAAAAGGGTATGAAAGGATTTTCGGTCGCGCAAAAGCTCGATAAGCTCGGCATGCGCGGCTCGCACACGGGCGAGCTCGTGTTCCAAGACGTGGAAGTGCCGGAAGAGAACATCCTCGGGCAACTGGGCGGCGGCGTGAAGGTGCTGATGAGCGGACTCGATTACGAGCGCGCCGTGCTGGCCGGCGGCCCGACGGGCATCATGCTCGCTTGCATGGACGCCGTCGTGCCGTACATCCACGACCGCAAGCAGTTCGGCCAGCCAATCGGCGAGTTCCAACTGATTCAAGGCAAGGTCGCCGACATGTACACGACGCTGCAAGCCTGCCGCGCTTATCTGTATGCGGTGGGCCGCCAACTCGACACGCTCGGCAAGGAGCACGTGCGCCAAGTACGCAAGGACTGCGCGGGCGTCATCCTCTATACCGCCGAGAAAGCGACCTGGATGGCCGGCGAGGCGATCCAGATCCTCGGCGGCAACGGCTACATCAACGAGTATCCGGTCGGCCGTTTGTGGCGCGACGCGAAGCTCTACGAAATCGGCGCGGGTACGAGCGAAGTGCGCCGCATGCTGATCGGCCGCGAGCTGTTCGCCGAAACGCTTTGA
- a CDS encoding TetR/AcrR family transcriptional regulator, with protein MNTTQTGEESKAEAGGTRRQPAGRKSQQRVKDILRAGREVFSEKGYERATTAEIAQRLGVSEATVFSYFRGKRELCARVIADWYDEIIAAIETGLPRDGSARQQFAFIVRTHLRLMLVHGTGMCSLVLSEGRAKHHELSAELTALQRRYTAPLMRVLAQAQQAGQIRADLPLRLMRSMVFGPMEHVLWDAALAHRSPDLDVTADRLADVLWATLQPPAPAITALVRLRDDLGEAMRRYESAPPLSAKESAKGVAAGTASDKRKSRRVKTDD; from the coding sequence TTGAATACGACTCAGACTGGGGAAGAATCGAAGGCCGAAGCGGGCGGCACGCGGCGTCAGCCCGCCGGGCGCAAATCTCAGCAACGGGTGAAGGACATCCTTCGCGCGGGGCGCGAGGTATTTTCCGAAAAGGGATACGAACGTGCGACGACCGCGGAGATCGCGCAGCGCCTGGGCGTGTCCGAGGCGACCGTCTTCAGTTACTTTCGCGGCAAGCGCGAGCTTTGCGCACGCGTGATCGCCGATTGGTACGACGAAATCATCGCGGCAATCGAAACGGGCTTGCCGCGAGACGGCAGCGCGCGCCAGCAGTTCGCCTTCATCGTCCGCACGCACTTGCGGCTCATGCTCGTGCACGGCACGGGCATGTGCTCGCTCGTTTTGTCCGAAGGCCGGGCGAAGCATCACGAACTGAGCGCCGAACTGACCGCCCTGCAGCGCCGCTATACGGCGCCGCTGATGCGCGTGCTCGCACAGGCGCAGCAGGCGGGGCAGATTCGCGCCGATTTACCGCTGCGCCTGATGCGCTCGATGGTGTTCGGCCCGATGGAGCACGTGCTCTGGGACGCCGCGCTCGCGCATCGAAGCCCGGACCTCGACGTCACGGCCGACCGTCTCGCCGACGTTCTATGGGCAACGCTGCAGCCGCCGGCTCCCGCGATCACGGCCCTCGTGCGCTTGAGGGACGACCTCGGTGAAGCGATGCGGCGCTATGAGTCAGCCCCGCCCTTGTCGGCCAAAGAAAGTGCGAAAGGCGTCGCCGCGGGCACCGCATCCGACAAGCGCAAATCGCGGCGCGTGAAAACCGACGATTGA
- a CDS encoding DUF2891 domain-containing protein, giving the protein MTTRLTPEIAAKFADLALSHLTLEYPNKLTHSLAGPQDVRSPRELHPIFYGSYDWHSCVHGYWLLLRLLDRYPALPQAQAISEVVDTHFTQANVAGELAYLSLPHNQGFERPYGWGWLLALAGQLDAMRSSQAARWAATLAPLTNVFIERFETFLPKATYPLRVGTHFNTAFALAGALDFARATGRTAFAALIEETARRWYERDADCQAWEPSGDEFLSPALMEAELMRRVLPLDAFNVWFDRFLPRLAQREPATLFVPATVTDRTDGKIAHLDGLNLSRAWCQRSLASALPDGDARKRLLEEAAQTHLNAALAHVAGDYMGEHWLATFALLALEA; this is encoded by the coding sequence ATGACTACCCGACTCACGCCCGAGATCGCCGCGAAGTTCGCTGACCTGGCCCTATCCCATCTCACGCTCGAATATCCGAACAAGCTCACGCATTCGCTCGCCGGTCCGCAAGACGTGCGCTCGCCGCGCGAGTTGCATCCGATCTTCTACGGCAGCTACGACTGGCATTCGTGCGTGCACGGATATTGGCTCCTGTTGCGGCTGCTCGATCGATACCCGGCACTGCCGCAAGCGCAGGCGATCAGCGAAGTCGTCGACACCCATTTCACCCAAGCCAACGTTGCCGGCGAACTTGCCTATTTGAGCCTGCCTCACAATCAAGGCTTCGAACGGCCGTACGGTTGGGGATGGCTGCTCGCGTTGGCCGGCCAGCTCGATGCGATGCGCTCGTCGCAGGCCGCACGCTGGGCCGCAACGCTTGCCCCGCTGACAAATGTCTTCATCGAGCGATTCGAGACGTTTTTGCCGAAGGCGACCTATCCGCTGCGCGTCGGAACGCACTTCAATACCGCGTTTGCCCTCGCAGGGGCGCTCGACTTTGCCCGCGCAACGGGGCGTACCGCGTTCGCGGCGCTGATCGAGGAAACGGCGCGGCGCTGGTATGAGCGCGATGCGGACTGCCAGGCGTGGGAGCCCAGCGGCGACGAATTCCTGTCGCCCGCTTTGATGGAAGCCGAACTGATGCGGCGCGTACTGCCGCTCGACGCGTTCAACGTCTGGTTCGACCGGTTCTTGCCCCGCTTGGCGCAGCGCGAACCGGCCACGCTGTTCGTGCCGGCAACCGTCACCGATCGCACCGACGGCAAAATCGCCCATCTCGACGGGTTGAATTTAAGCCGTGCCTGGTGCCAACGCTCGCTTGCCTCGGCGTTGCCCGACGGCGACGCGCGCAAGCGGCTACTCGAAGAAGCGGCGCAAACGCATCTGAATGCGGCGCTCGCTCACGTTGCCGGCGACTACATGGGTGAGCATTGGCTCGCGACGTTCGCGCTGCTGGCGCTCGAGGCTTGA